A window from Vibrio cortegadensis encodes these proteins:
- a CDS encoding type II toxin-antitoxin system Phd/YefM family antitoxin — MTTRILADVAASITELKANPMKVATSAYGEPVAVLNRNEPAFYCVPAEAYEMMMDRLEDLELLTIAKERELEESISVNIDDL; from the coding sequence ATGACCACTAGAATCTTAGCCGATGTTGCTGCAAGTATAACTGAACTAAAAGCAAACCCAATGAAAGTTGCTACTAGCGCTTATGGTGAACCTGTTGCTGTACTCAATCGAAATGAACCCGCCTTCTATTGCGTTCCAGCCGAAGCATACGAAATGATGATGGACAGACTCGAAGATCTTGAGCTACTTACAATAGCAAAAGAACGCGAATTAGAAGAGAGTATTTCGGTAAATATTGATGACCTATAA
- a CDS encoding PH domain-containing protein: MIDFKNSSVFKLKPIDISDAREDFQKFLIDGESILAAFKTVRDQVIFTNKRVIAANVQGITGSKVDYTSLPFSKVNAFSVETSGTFDLDCEIELYLSEVGRVRFEIRGTFDIVQFNRIISEYVLA; encoded by the coding sequence ATGATTGATTTCAAAAATTCATCAGTATTCAAACTCAAACCCATTGATATTTCTGATGCTAGAGAAGATTTTCAAAAATTTCTGATTGATGGTGAAAGTATTCTTGCAGCATTTAAGACAGTACGTGACCAAGTTATATTTACAAATAAGCGCGTAATTGCTGCAAATGTTCAAGGCATCACTGGTTCAAAGGTTGACTATACGTCACTGCCATTTAGTAAAGTTAATGCATTCTCAGTTGAAACATCAGGTACGTTTGACTTGGACTGTGAAATCGAATTGTATTTGAGTGAAGTGGGTCGTGTTAGGTTCGAAATTAGAGGTACTTTTGACATTGTTCAATTCAACCGCATCATTAGTGAGTACGTATTAGCCTAA
- a CDS encoding CatB-related O-acetyltransferase — translation MQKKHWSKFQLLHEVVTNSNISIKGTHSYYSDCWDSGFEESVVRYLHGDEVSRNWEPRWKIDKLHIGDYVCIGAEVVILMGGNHTHRADWFCLYPFMDYIDEAYIGKGDTFIHDGAWLGMRSMVMPGVTIGEGAIVAANSVVTKDVAPYSVVGGTPAKLVKYRFDESIIAELLKMRIYDWPLEKFEALKRYLCASDIQQLKSAALAYDGQK, via the coding sequence ATGCAAAAAAAGCATTGGTCAAAATTTCAGTTACTCCATGAGGTGGTAACTAACTCTAATATTTCTATCAAAGGTACTCACAGTTATTACAGTGATTGTTGGGATAGCGGGTTTGAAGAATCTGTTGTTCGATATCTTCACGGTGATGAAGTTAGCCGTAATTGGGAACCAAGGTGGAAAATAGATAAGCTCCATATTGGTGATTATGTTTGTATTGGTGCAGAAGTGGTTATCTTAATGGGTGGTAATCATACCCATAGAGCTGATTGGTTCTGCTTGTACCCATTTATGGATTACATTGATGAAGCTTATATAGGTAAAGGTGATACCTTTATCCATGATGGTGCATGGCTCGGGATGAGGTCAATGGTTATGCCTGGTGTAACTATTGGAGAAGGTGCGATAGTTGCAGCAAATAGCGTAGTAACCAAAGATGTTGCTCCCTATAGTGTTGTTGGAGGAACGCCCGCGAAATTAGTTAAATATCGCTTTGATGAATCGATTATTGCTGAGCTTCTGAAAATGCGAATTTATGACTGGCCTTTGGAGAAGTTCGAAGCATTAAAGCGGTATCTGTGTGCCTCGGACATTCAGCAACTGAAGAGTGCAGCTTTGGCGTATGATGGTCAAAAATAG
- a CDS encoding NUDIX hydrolase — protein sequence MIVHECVSFLLIEHDSVLLEKRSETRETDAGVINIPGGHIESGESQVQTLFREVNEELNVNPKSYKYLCSLYHPTSELQLIHYYVVDNWTGEISAQEAESVDWYPLSSAPVGIEADSLALAEYSRVGRYL from the coding sequence ATGATAGTGCATGAATGCGTATCTTTTTTGTTGATAGAACACGATAGTGTATTACTCGAAAAACGTAGCGAAACGAGAGAAACAGATGCGGGCGTAATTAATATCCCCGGTGGCCATATTGAAAGTGGTGAAAGCCAAGTCCAAACCTTGTTCCGTGAAGTTAACGAAGAATTGAATGTGAACCCTAAATCTTACAAATACCTTTGTTCACTTTATCATCCAACTAGCGAGTTACAATTAATCCATTACTATGTTGTTGATAATTGGACAGGCGAAATTTCAGCACAAGAGGCTGAGAGTGTGGATTGGTATCCGTTGTCGTCAGCTCCTGTTGGCATTGAAGCTGATAGTTTGGCTCTTGCCGAGTATTCTAGAGTTGGGCGCTACCTTTAG
- a CDS encoding type II toxin-antitoxin system RelE/ParE family toxin: protein MTKITSILQTPTFKKAVKKLHKNQKTDLDNAIRALMEDPYLGEQKKGDLSFLRVHKFKMVKQLTLLGYSYEDGTVTLELMALGSHENFYRDMKKIY from the coding sequence TTGACTAAGATTACTAGCATTCTTCAGACACCTACTTTTAAGAAAGCAGTCAAGAAACTACACAAGAACCAAAAAACGGATCTAGATAATGCTATTCGAGCACTTATGGAAGATCCGTATCTTGGCGAGCAAAAGAAAGGTGACTTATCATTCTTGCGAGTACATAAATTCAAGATGGTGAAGCAATTAACTCTACTCGGCTATAGCTATGAAGATGGCACTGTAACTCTTGAACTAATGGCTCTCGGTTCTCATGAAAACTTCTACCGAGATATGAAAAAAATATATTAA
- a CDS encoding TA system antitoxin ParD family protein, whose product MATASVRIDQDLFDKAAIMAKALNRTTPKQIEHWAKIGEMMEDNPDLPYEFVKQAVIAKAEKEAGKLEAYSFD is encoded by the coding sequence ATGGCTACTGCAAGTGTACGCATTGACCAAGATCTTTTTGATAAAGCAGCGATCATGGCTAAAGCACTAAACCGCACTACACCAAAGCAAATCGAGCATTGGGCTAAGATTGGCGAAATGATGGAAGATAATCCAGATCTACCCTATGAATTTGTTAAACAGGCTGTTATCGCAAAAGCTGAAAAAGAAGCCGGGAAGTTAGAGGCTTACTCTTTTGACTAA
- a CDS encoding DUF3465 domain-containing protein, which yields MKKFLAIFVAALCLLSVGVQANDHKLKQAYENHQSDFQVQGVGTVIRLLPDDNDGSRHQKFIIRLKSKQTLLVAHNIDLAPRVPNLRVGDRVQFYGEYEWNRKGGVMHWTHHDPNNRHSHGWLKHNGKKYE from the coding sequence ATGAAGAAGTTTTTAGCAATATTTGTGGCAGCTTTGTGCCTGCTTTCAGTTGGCGTGCAAGCCAATGATCACAAATTGAAACAGGCATATGAAAACCATCAAAGTGACTTTCAAGTTCAGGGGGTTGGCACTGTAATTCGTTTGTTACCCGATGATAATGATGGAAGTCGACATCAAAAATTCATAATAAGACTGAAAAGTAAACAAACCTTACTTGTTGCTCACAATATCGATCTTGCGCCTAGGGTTCCTAACTTAAGAGTAGGCGATCGAGTTCAGTTTTACGGTGAATATGAATGGAATAGAAAGGGTGGTGTAATGCACTGGACACACCACGATCCTAACAATAGACATTCGCATGGTTGGTTAAAGCACAACGGTAAAAAGTACGAGTAA
- a CDS encoding nucleotidyltransferase family protein yields the protein MDRIIELIKQDPVRVNALKCVSQLGLPQCYIATGFVRNLVWDALHGFQVATPLNDADVIYFAPDERDPNAFLYYEAQLKQVMPEINWQVRNQAIMHTRNGDLPYTSSLDAMSYWPEKETAIAIRQVVPEKYECISAFGYESLFGYCVTHNPKRSQETFKSRVNSKGWLVKWPSLRIVP from the coding sequence ATGGACAGAATCATAGAATTAATCAAACAAGATCCAGTTAGAGTTAACGCTTTGAAGTGTGTATCTCAACTGGGTTTACCTCAATGCTATATTGCAACAGGTTTTGTCCGAAATCTTGTGTGGGATGCATTACATGGTTTTCAGGTGGCGACACCATTGAATGATGCTGATGTTATCTATTTCGCACCTGACGAGCGAGATCCTAATGCATTTCTATACTATGAAGCTCAGCTTAAACAGGTAATGCCGGAAATTAATTGGCAAGTTCGAAATCAGGCAATAATGCACACTCGCAATGGTGACTTACCTTATACAAGTTCACTGGACGCTATGAGCTACTGGCCAGAGAAAGAAACGGCAATTGCTATCCGACAAGTTGTTCCCGAAAAGTACGAATGCATATCAGCTTTTGGGTATGAATCATTATTTGGTTACTGTGTCACACATAACCCGAAAAGATCACAAGAAACGTTTAAAAGTCGTGTAAATTCAAAAGGGTGGTTAGTAAAGTGGCCATCTTTGAGAATAGTGCCCTAA
- a CDS encoding DUF1294 domain-containing protein: MKGKITEWNDSKGYGFISALNGNLRVFIHASSVKNSNHRPRLNDEVTFEVSEDNRGRFNAVDVTIEGKQALPLTVLFGCSYLVFACAALIVFGRPLFIIPLYIGISLITYVMFSVDKKAAQTGQWRTPENSLHMLSLFGGWPGALFAQSQLRHKSKKQPFKAILWITIILNISAFLWTFTPSGITLIQRISSVFY, encoded by the coding sequence GTGAAAGGTAAGATTACAGAATGGAATGACTCAAAAGGTTACGGTTTTATATCAGCGTTGAATGGTAATCTGAGAGTTTTTATTCATGCTTCATCAGTGAAAAATAGCAATCATCGACCTAGGTTAAACGATGAAGTAACGTTTGAAGTTAGTGAAGATAATCGTGGGCGATTTAATGCCGTTGATGTAACAATAGAAGGCAAGCAAGCACTTCCTTTGACCGTATTATTTGGTTGTTCATATTTAGTTTTCGCGTGTGCAGCACTTATCGTTTTTGGTCGACCATTATTTATAATTCCACTTTATATCGGTATAAGTCTCATTACGTATGTAATGTTTTCAGTGGACAAAAAAGCAGCTCAAACTGGGCAGTGGAGAACGCCAGAAAATTCACTTCATATGTTATCGTTGTTTGGTGGCTGGCCTGGAGCATTGTTCGCACAAAGTCAGCTACGCCATAAATCGAAGAAGCAGCCGTTCAAAGCAATTTTGTGGATCACTATAATCTTAAATATCAGTGCATTTCTTTGGACTTTTACTCCCTCAGGTATCACTTTGATTCAAAGAATATCGAGTGTTTTTTACTAA
- a CDS encoding zinc ribbon domain-containing protein YjdM yields MSFPPCPNCQSEFVYQDQTHLVCPECAYEWNPVEEAENQFTVHDVNGNQLEQGDKITLVKDLKVKGSSQNLKIGTKGVIKRVVEGKDHQLDCKLDGAGEMFVTAKYVKKA; encoded by the coding sequence ATGTCATTTCCTCCTTGCCCAAATTGCCAATCTGAATTTGTTTATCAAGATCAAACACATCTTGTTTGTCCCGAATGTGCCTATGAATGGAACCCAGTTGAAGAGGCTGAAAATCAATTCACAGTTCATGATGTTAATGGAAATCAGTTGGAGCAAGGCGATAAAATCACATTGGTGAAAGATCTCAAAGTTAAAGGTAGTTCTCAGAACCTTAAAATTGGCACAAAAGGTGTAATAAAGCGGGTTGTGGAAGGTAAGGATCATCAATTGGACTGTAAGCTTGATGGTGCTGGCGAAATGTTTGTAACGGCAAAATACGTTAAGAAAGCGTAA
- a CDS encoding thiamine-binding protein, which produces MLAFQVIPRVKEGNNFEVVDKAIEAVKASGVPFQVSAMETTMKGELNQLLEVVKDAQQACYDAGAVEVITNIKIHSKTEAATDTFCTYDRGVTKANHMFVDN; this is translated from the coding sequence ATGCTCGCTTTCCAAGTTATTCCAAGAGTGAAAGAAGGGAACAACTTTGAAGTCGTAGATAAAGCGATTGAAGCCGTTAAAGCTTCTGGTGTGCCCTTTCAAGTGAGCGCAATGGAAACAACAATGAAAGGTGAGTTAAACCAGCTGCTTGAAGTCGTGAAAGACGCACAACAAGCTTGTTATGATGCTGGCGCCGTAGAGGTTATTACCAACATTAAAATCCATAGCAAAACTGAAGCTGCTACAGACACATTCTGCACTTATGACAGAGGTGTAACCAAAGCCAACCACATGTTTGTAGACAACTAA
- a CDS encoding type II toxin-antitoxin system RelE family toxin → MTYKLDFKKSALKEWKKLGSTLQQQFKKKLIERLDNPHIPASKLSGADNMYKIKLRQSGYRLVYKVEDDVIIVTVLAVGKRERSDVYRKAMKRLDD, encoded by the coding sequence ATGACCTATAAGCTTGATTTCAAAAAGAGCGCACTCAAAGAGTGGAAGAAACTCGGATCGACTTTACAACAGCAATTCAAGAAAAAGCTGATTGAGCGTTTAGACAACCCACATATACCTGCTTCCAAACTCTCTGGCGCAGATAACATGTATAAAATCAAACTACGTCAATCAGGTTATCGCTTAGTATACAAAGTTGAGGATGACGTAATCATAGTAACCGTCTTAGCTGTAGGCAAACGTGAACGAAGCGATGTTTACCGTAAGGCTATGAAAAGACTAGATGATTAG
- the catB gene encoding type B chloramphenicol O-acetyltransferase: MNNYFESPFVGKSLKEQVTNPNIIVGEHSYYSGYYHNHSFDDCARYLLPDRTDIDKLIIGSYCSIGSGAVFMMAGNQGHQNNWVSTFPFFYQDNENFADAKDGFERSGDTIIGNDVWIGTEAMIMSGVSVGDGAIIASRAVVTKDVAPYSIVGSNPAKHIRYRFTEAEISKLLEMKWWEWSDEQVKGAMSLMCSSSIDGLYDYWKTLVRF; encoded by the coding sequence TTGAACAACTATTTTGAAAGCCCTTTTGTGGGTAAATCATTGAAAGAACAAGTTACGAACCCAAACATCATTGTGGGTGAACACAGTTACTATTCTGGTTATTATCATAATCATAGTTTCGATGATTGTGCTCGTTACTTGCTACCGGATAGAACTGATATTGATAAGTTAATTATCGGAAGTTACTGCTCAATTGGTTCTGGTGCTGTGTTTATGATGGCAGGGAATCAAGGGCATCAAAATAACTGGGTCAGTACATTTCCATTTTTCTATCAAGACAATGAAAATTTCGCGGATGCTAAAGATGGTTTTGAGCGTTCGGGTGACACGATCATTGGTAATGATGTATGGATTGGCACTGAAGCCATGATTATGAGTGGTGTATCTGTCGGCGATGGTGCAATTATCGCAAGTCGTGCAGTCGTTACCAAAGATGTCGCTCCTTATTCAATAGTCGGCTCAAACCCAGCCAAACATATACGTTACAGGTTCACAGAGGCTGAGATATCTAAGTTGTTAGAAATGAAGTGGTGGGAATGGAGCGACGAACAAGTTAAGGGAGCTATGAGCTTAATGTGTTCTTCAAGTATCGATGGTCTTTATGATTATTGGAAAACGTTAGTACGCTTCTAA
- a CDS encoding GFA family protein, protein MDQVGNTKIRLKHRATCHCGSVVLELTLPKGIENPRRCDCSICRRKGAIVGSVNLSGIRIVEGQEFLKLYQFNTNTAKHYFCSNCGIYTHHQRRSIPTEYGFNIGCLEGVNPFDLGDVVTNDGVNHPADRTAS, encoded by the coding sequence ATTGATCAAGTTGGAAATACAAAAATTAGGCTAAAACATAGAGCTACGTGCCACTGTGGTTCGGTAGTTCTTGAGTTAACATTACCAAAGGGGATCGAAAACCCTAGAAGGTGCGATTGCTCAATTTGCCGAAGAAAAGGCGCAATTGTTGGTTCTGTCAATTTGAGTGGTATTAGAATCGTTGAAGGACAAGAGTTTCTGAAGTTGTATCAATTTAACACCAATACAGCGAAACATTACTTCTGTTCAAATTGTGGTATTTATACTCATCATCAACGTCGCTCAATTCCTACAGAATATGGTTTCAATATTGGCTGTCTTGAGGGCGTAAATCCATTTGATTTAGGTGATGTAGTTACAAACGACGGGGTTAATCATCCAGCCGATAGAACTGCTTCATAA
- a CDS encoding DUF1294 domain-containing protein yields MKGKITEWNDSKGYGFISALNGNLRVFIHVSSVKNSNHRPRLNDEVTFEVSEDNRGRFNAVDVTIEGKQALPLTVLFGCSYLVFACAALIVFGRPLFIIPLYIGISLITYVMFSVDKKAAQTGQWRTPENSLHMLSLFGGWPGALFAQNQLRHKSKKQPFKAILWFTIILNISAFL; encoded by the coding sequence GTGAAAGGTAAGATTACAGAATGGAATGACTCAAAAGGTTACGGTTTTATATCAGCGTTGAATGGTAATCTGAGAGTTTTTATTCATGTTTCATCAGTGAAAAATAGCAATCATCGACCTAGGTTAAACGATGAAGTAACGTTCGAAGTTAGCGAAGATAATCGTGGGCGATTTAATGCCGTTGATGTAACAATAGAAGGTAAGCAAGCACTTCCTTTGACCGTATTATTTGGTTGTTCATATTTAGTTTTCGCGTGTGCAGCACTTATCGTTTTTGGGCGACCATTATTTATAATTCCACTTTATATCGGTATAAGTCTCATTACGTATGTAATGTTTTCAGTGGACAAAAAAGCAGCTCAAACTGGGCAGTGGAGAACGCCAGAAAACTCACTTCATATGTTATCGTTGTTTGGTGGCTGGCCTGGAGCATTGTTCGCACAAAATCAGCTACGCCATAAATCGAAGAAGCAACCGTTCAAAGCAATTTTGTGGTTCACTATAATCTTAAATATCAGTGCATTTCTTTAG
- a CDS encoding HAD family hydrolase, producing MKLDAILWDYDGTLVNSVPKNIDITKSILSIVAPRLTGEHLPKYLHDEDSYHEANHGAKNWQELYVDYYGLTHDEMIIAGSLWAEHQEKNKTEVALFDGIKTVVDKFSLLPHGICSQNSQNNIRSVLKSNGIGAPFKAIVGYDDVSNGNQKPHAFGGIKCVESIFGHTDSELLMYIGDHEADTKFARNLEMALGGKTKVIAVAAGYSRSEPELWEFQPDHTAHTVEDLLSIIGKYA from the coding sequence ATGAAACTAGATGCAATACTGTGGGATTATGATGGAACTCTTGTAAATTCCGTTCCTAAAAATATTGATATCACAAAATCTATTCTATCTATCGTTGCGCCACGCTTAACGGGTGAGCATTTACCGAAGTATTTACACGATGAGGATTCGTACCATGAAGCGAATCATGGCGCTAAAAATTGGCAAGAGCTTTACGTTGATTATTATGGCTTAACTCATGACGAAATGATTATAGCTGGAAGTTTGTGGGCTGAGCATCAAGAGAAAAATAAAACAGAGGTAGCATTGTTTGATGGTATCAAGACTGTGGTCGATAAATTTTCTCTACTACCTCATGGTATTTGCTCTCAGAACTCACAAAACAATATTCGCAGTGTATTGAAAAGCAATGGTATAGGTGCTCCATTTAAGGCAATTGTCGGCTATGATGATGTGTCAAATGGTAATCAAAAGCCTCATGCCTTTGGTGGTATTAAGTGTGTTGAGTCAATATTTGGTCACACAGATAGCGAACTTCTCATGTATATCGGCGACCACGAAGCAGATACTAAGTTTGCCCGCAATTTAGAAATGGCTCTTGGTGGTAAAACTAAGGTAATTGCCGTTGCTGCGGGTTACAGTCGCTCTGAGCCAGAGCTGTGGGAATTTCAGCCTGATCACACCGCACATACTGTAGAAGATCTCTTGAGTATTATCGGAAAATACGCATAA
- a CDS encoding type II toxin-antitoxin system YafQ family toxin: protein MYNLEYSTQFKKDFKKVTKMPIQDILEVGNIISKLQRGETLDPKNVDHPLTGNWVGFRDCHIKPDLVLIYRIFDAQLQLARIGSHSDLF, encoded by the coding sequence ATGTATAATCTTGAATACTCGACACAATTTAAGAAAGACTTCAAAAAAGTTACAAAGATGCCAATCCAAGACATACTTGAAGTTGGAAATATCATTTCCAAGCTTCAACGCGGTGAAACTTTAGACCCCAAAAATGTCGATCATCCACTTACTGGTAACTGGGTCGGGTTTCGAGACTGTCATATAAAACCTGATTTAGTTTTGATATATCGTATTTTTGACGCACAACTTCAGTTAGCAAGAATTGGCTCACATAGTGACTTGTTCTGA
- a CDS encoding type II toxin-antitoxin system RelB/DinJ family antitoxin has product MRNEMLSTRIDHDTKAAFTSICDEVGLSTSQAIKLFAKAVINHGGIPFDLRVPQPNNVTAEAIQQLVEGNGHKAESVESMLAELTEGKVSNV; this is encoded by the coding sequence ATGAGAAATGAAATGCTTAGCACTCGTATTGATCACGATACAAAAGCAGCTTTTACAAGCATTTGTGATGAAGTTGGTTTGAGTACATCACAAGCTATCAAACTATTTGCCAAGGCTGTAATTAATCATGGCGGTATTCCGTTCGATCTAAGAGTACCACAACCTAATAATGTAACAGCGGAAGCTATCCAACAACTTGTTGAAGGTAACGGTCACAAAGCCGAATCGGTTGAATCTATGCTAGCTGAACTCACGGAAGGTAAAGTTAGCAATGTATAA
- a CDS encoding IS3 family transposase, which translates to MKYEFIESYVGEYAVVLMCCALGVSPSGYYKWLGRSLSERAKRRSRFEQLVMCTFAEYRARYGSVRLAEELNKAGYACSVNYIADIMAKKGIKARNGKGFKYSKDVAAMTNVADNLLRRDFEAESPNQKWVTDITYIWVKSRWLYLATVLDLHSRRIVGWSLDTNMTELLITNALKMAFKSRKPPKGVLVHSDRGVQYRAYKYQDFMRKHGGVPSMSRQGNCWDNAVMESFFSRLKVELIYAEDYQTIEEARMGIFEYIEVFYNRKRRHSALGHVSPVEYESM; encoded by the coding sequence GTGAAGTACGAGTTCATCGAAAGTTATGTGGGTGAGTATGCCGTTGTTCTTATGTGTTGTGCATTAGGTGTGTCCCCGAGTGGTTACTACAAATGGTTAGGTCGCTCGCTTAGCGAGCGAGCAAAGCGTCGAAGCCGCTTTGAACAGCTAGTTATGTGTACCTTTGCCGAGTATCGGGCTAGGTATGGTTCAGTTCGCTTAGCTGAAGAGTTAAACAAAGCAGGCTATGCCTGCAGTGTGAACTATATTGCTGATATTATGGCGAAAAAGGGTATTAAGGCTCGCAATGGAAAAGGGTTTAAATACAGTAAAGATGTCGCGGCGATGACGAATGTCGCCGATAATTTATTGCGTAGAGACTTTGAAGCCGAGAGTCCCAATCAGAAGTGGGTCACCGACATCACCTATATCTGGGTAAAGAGCCGTTGGCTCTACCTCGCGACAGTGTTAGACCTTCACTCGAGACGCATTGTGGGCTGGTCATTAGATACCAACATGACAGAGCTGCTCATCACCAACGCTTTGAAAATGGCGTTTAAGTCACGCAAGCCGCCGAAAGGCGTCTTAGTCCACTCAGACCGCGGTGTACAATACAGAGCTTATAAGTATCAGGACTTCATGCGAAAGCATGGAGGAGTACCAAGCATGAGCCGTCAGGGTAACTGTTGGGACAATGCGGTAATGGAGTCGTTCTTCAGTCGACTGAAAGTCGAATTGATTTACGCAGAAGATTATCAAACAATCGAAGAAGCCCGAATGGGGATCTTCGAATATATCGAAGTGTTCTACAATCGAAAGAGAAGACACTCAGCGTTGGGGCATGTCAGTCCCGTTGAGTACGAAAGTATGTAG
- a CDS encoding transposase: MAKHRNPAYTEEFRKEAVRLSELPSRTAASVAKELGVSAQQIANWKRQFNRLSDKQFNTLDGVDYSKKESEELRALKRENKRLKDEMEFLKKVSAYFAKQQE; this comes from the coding sequence ATGGCTAAACATCGTAATCCAGCGTACACCGAAGAATTCCGCAAAGAAGCAGTTCGTCTGTCCGAGCTTCCAAGTCGCACAGCCGCATCCGTTGCGAAAGAATTGGGCGTCAGCGCCCAACAGATTGCTAACTGGAAGCGTCAATTTAACCGCTTGTCTGATAAACAGTTTAACACCCTAGACGGTGTTGATTACTCCAAGAAAGAATCCGAAGAACTGCGAGCGCTTAAGCGCGAAAACAAACGACTTAAAGATGAGATGGAATTCCTAAAGAAGGTCTCGGCGTACTTCGCGAAGCAGCAAGAGTGA
- a CDS encoding transposase, with product MAKHRNPAYTEEFRKEAVRLSELPGRTAASVAKELGVSAQQIANWKRQFNRLSDKQFNTLDGVDYSKKESEELRALKRENKRLKDEMEFLKKVSAYFAKQQE from the coding sequence ATGGCTAAACATCGTAATCCAGCGTATACCGAAGAATTCCGCAAAGAAGCAGTTCGTCTGTCCGAGCTTCCAGGTCGTACAGCCGCATCCGTTGCGAAAGAGTTGGGCGTCAGCGCCCAACAGATTGCTAACTGGAAGCGTCAATTTAACCGCTTGTCTGATAAACAGTTTAACACCTTAGACGGTGTTGATTACTCCAAGAAAGAATCCGAAGAACTGCGAGCGCTTAAGCGCGAAAACAAACGACTTAAAGATGAGATGGAATTCCTAAAGAAGGTCTCGGCGTACTTCGCGAAGCAGCAAGAGTGA
- a CDS encoding restriction endonuclease — protein sequence MRTVYQKGQDLEEAVENIERMILSCSNEALTQNRYSIENRKVVIDEEVKHEFDLWIDIQVNEQYTSTYVFECKNVSKAVSKNDIIIFAEKIEVAKATKGIFVATKYSSCALAQAKKHKRMELVTVSEGELDKIHGLGNLYVSFNDTYVDVDLTPYSKKQRKDKKNSFRNKVSTANKIVDQFISIAAREIIKKINIESIALGDYEFPCDRTFEFDDKELMLDGRHIAAVRLSGNMVYRKVCPAIRTSFNVENRGESILFDKVKDLDGTELQPIISRSEKGDGILTLKRI from the coding sequence GTGAGAACGGTATATCAGAAAGGACAAGATTTAGAAGAAGCTGTAGAAAATATTGAAAGAATGATTTTGTCCTGTAGTAATGAAGCTCTGACTCAAAATCGTTACTCTATTGAAAATAGGAAAGTTGTAATCGATGAAGAAGTAAAACATGAATTCGATCTCTGGATAGATATTCAGGTTAATGAGCAATATACATCGACTTATGTTTTTGAATGTAAGAATGTTAGCAAGGCTGTAAGCAAAAACGATATCATCATTTTCGCTGAAAAAATTGAGGTTGCTAAGGCAACTAAAGGGATATTTGTTGCGACTAAATATTCAAGCTGTGCTTTAGCACAAGCAAAAAAACATAAGCGCATGGAGTTGGTGACGGTTTCAGAAGGGGAGTTGGATAAAATTCATGGTCTTGGGAATTTGTATGTCAGCTTTAACGATACTTATGTTGATGTAGATTTAACTCCTTATAGTAAAAAGCAGAGAAAAGACAAAAAAAATAGCTTTCGAAATAAAGTTTCGACAGCAAATAAAATCGTGGATCAATTTATAAGCATTGCTGCTAGGGAAATTATTAAAAAAATCAATATCGAGTCTATAGCACTAGGCGATTATGAGTTTCCTTGTGATCGAACGTTTGAATTTGATGATAAGGAGTTGATGCTTGATGGTCGCCATATTGCTGCGGTAAGACTTAGCGGCAATATGGTTTATAGGAAGGTTTGCCCTGCAATTCGAACATCATTCAATGTAGAAAACCGTGGCGAAAGTATACTTTTTGATAAAGTTAAAGATTTAGATGGCACTGAACTACAACCCATCATTTCCCGCAGTGAAAAAGGAGATGGAATACTTACGCTAAAACGCATATAA